The region GactctcctttttttttaattttggaagattttaggagagagaagaaaaagggTATGAAGAGATAAGGGAAGTGATGAAAGaatgagagagatagagagggcAAGCTTTAAGCAACAAACATAATGAGTGGGAATTATATGGGTGGTGGGCTAGGCCAAATTAACCTATCTTTTCTTTATTCAAATATCTTTTTTGCTTTTTCTTAGTATAAATTTTCAATCTTTActgtatatatatgcatgcagtAAAAAGTGAAGGCGAAATTAAGGTAGTGAAACATATTTGTATGATCATCTAGTACGATATATATACAGAGGGGGTGAAAACTAAAACTCAGAAAAAAAGTTTGAATTCAAGTGtacttttatttgaaatttatgaTATAAGGCATTTACAAATGTGGGATTGACAGTTTCTTGATTCAGACTCCACGTGCATTGCCCTTTATCATTCAATTAATCTACAAAGAGACAATGAACTGGACTGGGACCCTACATTTTAAGCCAGGAATTAAGCCTGAGAaaaataaatgtatagtatagtAATTAATATCAAACCATTATCTCATAAATGCAATCATGGTCACTTCTAACTCTCTGTTAACTACATAGTTGAGAAGATTTATTAATGGCTTTGAAATACTATATTCCTGATTGTTCTTGTGTCACGAATGCACTCttgttttccctttttttctttttggattaTTTGGCCcattatattaattaatcatatttAAATCACATAAGACATGAATATTAGTATGAAAACATGCATATTGAGGGGGACCGTGGGATGGAGATTAAGACATTAATTATTAATGAGATATTTGTAGACTAACTAAAGATGATTACACGACAGTTAGTCATGATCAAGCTCCTAACATTATATGCTACTAATCACACTCGTTCAACATAATAATCCATGATTTCATGGCACGTAGAAGACAAATAATTAGGACATTCACCATTCACCAACTTAATTGTCTAGATTTGATTGTTAAACTAAATATCTTGCTTATAAATTAGCTATAATCGTCGTTAATTAATGGCCTCATTTTCTGATTCGATGATTGTTATTCATCACAATATATATGCTATTAATGCTTCATTAGAAATCCAGGaagcataaaattaaaaatattttttgacgGTGCTTGATATCTCCATTATTTCAATAATTCGTTGCTCCATATTCTTcttatcatttaaatatttagtgTCATATAACCTATGTAAAGACACACACTAGAAGGAAACAGTACTATTAATTGATGGCACAATCTTATACACAAATTCATAATTTGAACGACAAGTGAGATTATTATCTAGATTAGGAATATGGCGCCATCATGTGAAATAGTTAATTAGAAACCTTGAgaaaaaacaatattttgctTTCATATACAGTTTCACTATTCATTCACTATCCTGATTATATTTGCTACTACTATTGTTTACattatgtgtgtgtgtggatATGATCAACAAATGATGATAAACATTACAAACATAAAAACACTAGCTAGTTCAATTTTTTGTACCTTTTTCGGCCTAAAACTAGTGCTATTTTCAAGGAGAAGTTGCTAAATCTACCAGCCGTTTTCTctcaaaattaatttattgggTTGATATTGAGGGAAAACTTATTTGTGGAGATATAAATATACATGGATGAATTGATGGGGGGCATGGAGATTAGGTCAACGATGGTTGTTGGGAGATAATCACGTGCCATGACTTGTCCTATACAGATGATCAAGATGGCTTACCATCCTCTAACTAATTTATCTAATCATGCACAACTATTTGTCGGAATTAATGCATATCTTCTTCATTTTACCCATCTCTTTCCTTTCCTTATTCCTAAATCTATTTACTTTCACAATGTATTTTGGTCTTTTATTTCTCCAAAGTCTCGTGTTACAGTCAAATTTAATGTAAACAGCAAGAAAAAGATTaactttcaatttaattaatagctaGCTAGACTTATTTGCATTcccttttcaaatttcaatactAGTATTTTTGCCAGTTTTAACATGATTTCTAAATTTGGGCAACATAATATTCAATTTAAAAGCTGTATTTTCTAACACCTTAATTTCGATGGCAAATTGATATCCAAGCTTGGTACAAAGGGTTCAGTTGTACTATTTCAAAAGTCAAATCCGACTCCAACTTTAAATATAATCAATTCCAACAAATAATCTTAAGACCATTTTGTATTTTACATGTAATGAGTTGACACTAGTATTTTTCGcccaattaaaaaaatcatacagCTCAAGAACACAATATTGAGAACATGGGTTGATggctaagggtgtccactataggggcggcgccGCCCGCCCCCATTCCGATACCGCCCCGCCGGCCTATAGTGGAGGGAGCGTCCGCTCCTAGGCGGACGATTTTTGTTGGGGCGGACGGCACTCCGGTGAGTTatgtgcgaggacgcgccggtcctCGATCGCCGTGCCTATAGGCGTGTCGGCCTATAGTGTGCCGGCGATCGGCGCGCCGGCCCAccccattaattttttttctgaaaattctactataaataccactccacAACCACCCATTTTACACCATTTTCAAACAATCTCCATTCATTCActctctacactttcactctctaaaaatgcacggtagAGACGACGAAACACCCGGCACTGATGAATCGGGATATGATGCCTATCCTTCCCAGctgtcgggatatggcggctatcttTCCCAGCCGTCGGGTTGGAGTCAAACTCCCCTCCGTGGGgatcgagtccaactcctcctccatctcagccgtggaggtcgAGTCCCACGCCCAAACCTTTTATGAGAAATTTGAGTCGgtcggcgtttggagattacagacccaacctcgacgcgGTTAACCATCCGCGGccggagacccctttccaatctagccaatctcctttcaccgatGCAGATCGAGACGCACTGGAGACGATGATGGGCCTGCTCAGTCCGGGCGTACCGAAAACGCCTGCAGCACGCGTGGATACGCCCGTTCCGACGAGAGTCGGCGGGTCTGGTAGGGCGGGTGGAAAAGCAGTGGTGGCGGGGGCGGAGGAAgaggcggcagcagcggtggcggCAGCCGGCAGTGGACGGGCCACGCACTACACCAAAGTAGAGTCCATTGTTGTGGCGCAGGCGTGGGATGCCgtcacatcggaccccatagtgggcaccgatcagactgaggggagcttttggaagcgcgtcctgttggcatacaacgagttcaaacctcgAGGCGCCAAACCGCGTGACGAGGAACAGCTCTgcaaaaagtggtctaggattcttGAAGTTCGATTTAAATGGGGTGTGACTGTTGTGTTTCTTTTGATGGTGAATTCTTAGGTCAAGAGGATTtgctagagcacaaggtctaggagatcatgaactTTCATAATGTCGTCGTTGTCACAGCAACCCCCtacttcaaaacctcaaccctctacactattggctagtatagggaggtcgggatcgaatccacgaggatgGAAGGGTTAGAATGCATTGAGAGGACTTTTGGatggttcggctgctgccacgcaacatgagggctgagttttaactactaggccTAAGAAATTAAATCTAGTCTATTCTAACTACCAGACCTGGAGAATTGGAAGCACGTAAAATATAAACGCATGCATGATTCGAACCAAATGCAACTGGAGAATATTCACCAACcttcctgggtcaagtaaaagagTTTCCTAAAGTAGCCAGACACAAAGCACGTAAAAGTAAGCGACAAAACAGATTTCCCTAACTAGCTACTGACAGAAAGCTGCgattaacaaactaaagcaaacTCGACTATAACTACTGATCGactttatcttcttcaacaatcaAACACGAAATGAACAAAATAGGACATGaaacagagcatacttcaaATCAAACAACGAATGCTAAGATTAAACTAAGAACTATCAGATCTAATCTACTGGACCAGGTAATCAGCAATAACAAAGTTTCCCATGCAGATCCAAACTTACGTACACAGATTCAAACAGTTAAAAGAAATCTAAGCTAGATCTATTAGATTTATCACCAACTAAATCAgatccacaacttccaacaccatttcaactccgattcaataGATCCTCTCTGATCTCAACGATCTCAACTCTGATCTATaattcaattgcgaaaagcatccaactcAGTAAACAGAACAGTAAGCATCATATCCAAAACAAACTGAAAACGAaactagattaaccataaactgCAAATCAAGTCACAAAATAGTCGCCGAATTTCCGGCAAGGAAATCGGCGAGATAGAGTACGTGCAaaaagtaaattgtttcttcgctccttaTAGGAGCGGTGTTACACTTCCAAACTGAACAAAACACCACAGTAAACTACCCCAAATCTCCCATGGAACCAAGTGCGTGAACTAAGTGAGTGAATTTTTTAGAGCGAGCCCAAAATACCCAAGTAAAGCATCCAACCCAGTAAACAGAACAGTAAGCATCATATCCAAAACAAACTGAAAATGAaactagattaaccataaactgCAAATCAAGTCACAAAATAGTCACCGAATTTCCGGCAAGAAAATCGGCGAGATAGAGTACGTGCAAAAAGTAAATTATTTCTTTGCTCCTTATAGTAGCGGTGTTACACTTCCAAACTGAACAAAACACCACAGTAAACTACCCCAGATCTCCCATGGAACCAAGTGCGTGAACTAAGTGAGTGAATTTTTTAGAGCGAGCCCGAAATACCCAAGGAAATTTTCTAACTAAGTGCCTTCTTTCCTCTTTAGCTTCCTTGTATTTATAGGCGtggctcaaatccctagggcaacaGACTTCGTGATTTGACAATTGTGCCCTTAAGGATTTCgctctttttcttcactttttctcttctatttTCTCTGCCCTGGTGATTGCTCTCCCTTCTTGGGTCTGGCAGATTTTTCACGCGCCTGAACTTATAAATGCGCGTTAGCATCGTAGAAAACACAgaatttatatctaaaatagattaatgaaacgagccttatcaattCTGCATGCCACCAAGCGGTTCAGctccatatacgagaacaacctgctcagtgctgagagtggccgaagcgaagcCGACGTGAAGGCATTGTCTATGGCCCAATTCAACACGGaaggctggccgaagttcaccaTGTGGGAGGAGTAGCTTGTTCTCGAGCACTGTCCGAAATTCCGGGCCATCTGTGCGCAAGAGCGGGCAGGAGCTCCTGGGGCGAAGCGTACTAGACATACCATagccggggactacagcagcggcagcggctcgcAATCATTCGACCTCAACGACGAGCAAACCGAATAGCCCtccgctacacactctaggcgccCACACCCTCCgggacaacaggcctctatccgAAGCGCTAGAGTGGCTGGAAGTTCCTCCCGCCTATCGTCGATCGCGTCGGGATCACGCATCCCGCAGCCCGCCCCTATACCGCAACCCATGGCCCCTGgtccccacgaggtcttgagggagaaCCTAGATGTGCAGTTGTTGAAACAACTGCAGGACAACTGTCGTTTCTACGAGACCTCAACCGACCCCATCATCAAGGGTATATACTGGAAACTCATAGGGGAGATCCAGCGCCGGCTAGGCTTGTCTGATGAGGATTGTATTGGTGCAGCCGACAGCAGCGGACAAATAAAATGATAAGTGGCTAAAAATTTttgggctattggaagtgtccaccttatagccatggacaattttttttttaacgcggacaaataaactggggctatggacaaaaaaaggGGCAGAGCTATTGGAGTTGTCCGCCGGACACTCTAAAGGACCCTTTCATTATTTATTACCGACAAGGTTACAGTTGGGCAAAACTTTGAgcttattattaattaattactgtTTCCCACTCCATTTTTACTAATCATGATATATGAATGAATAACATGGTAGTATAACTTTGCCTAAACATATTAATTAGTCACATATTACACATAGCAGCATCAACGAAATCGCCCCCACACATATTTTACATAAAGTTTGAATATAAATGAAGGATGAAGATTGGATGAAAGGTTGTAGTGCGTTGTGTACGTGTACACAAACAGTTGCACTAGACTTTATTGTATGAAAACAACTCAAATATACTCCTATTACACTAACAAAGTTTTTCAAACACCATCACTTACCGATTGATATGAATAGGAAAAAGATTCAAGCTTTTCCAATTCTTGACTTTGAACTATAAAAAGTGTCCGACATCAATCTATCATTTTCGCCGACTTAAGAGAATTTCCATATCCTTGACTATTGATCAGTGTACATTTATGTTATTGTTCAAAGATTAATATATATAACACTATTATCTTGGGTACGTTTTCTTCGTAAAGACACACATGTATAGTCGAAATGCCAACGATTCTAGATAAAAGACAAACAGCGGAAACTGTAACGTAAGCAAGATGCCCAGCTCAAGCCACAGCACCAAAAAGGCTCCAGTCGTTCACCTTGAAACTCGAGACGGCACCTCTGAAGACCTCCTCCATCGGCATGCATCCGGACTGTGAAGCAGGCACGGCTAAGCCAGCACCGACTGTTGCAGCACTTTCACTCAAAGGGCTGCAAGAAGGGATGCAGAAGATGAGCCGGAAAGAAGAGCAGATACTAGAAAGCAGTTGGCACCTGAGAGAGAATCAATATGTGCAATTGGGTGGGAGTCGTAAAGAATCTACTTACTTTATCATCACTGGCTCATATGCAGTAATCAGAACATCAGTACCGACATCCTTGAGGCGTAAATTAGCTAGATAAACCTGGAAATAACGTATATTAAGGTCCCAGTTAAATATCTTGAGGCAATTCTCCTTGGAAGATGAAATGGCGAGTTTACCTTAACTACGTTTTGTGCATCTCTTCCCTGTCTACCTTTAGATATGGCCTGAAAATGGAGCGTAGCAACAATGAAGTCTGCTGATAAATTATTATAGGAAATAAACACCAAACACACAATGCCAACCTCAATATCCTTGAATCTCTTGCTAGATATTTAATGGTTGTACACTTGTACTACCTAGGCACTAAGAAACAACTCACACTAGTTCAATGATCTATATCAGGTTAGCAGAACTTGAATGTCAGCAAGTAGCAGAAGCAGAGGGCTTAATTGATGGCAATCTTGAATTGTTTGCAAGAAATTCAGTACTGAAAATGTTTTCGATAGACATGTTCCAGAAGTAGGGAGATAATAAATGGGGTGTGTAACTACTAACACAGGATCATGCAAGcaaataatatatgaaatgatTATCTGAGGTTCGAGGAGAAGTGCGTTTTAACACAGTACATATTTCTTTTAGGGACAGGCTCCAGAGGGTTGAGTGGGCTGGTTAAGCTCTTTATATCACAAACCAGATACATTATGATATCACTCTTAATGCAtacaaaatagtactagtaccaATCAGTAAAAGACTGTACATACCATCTGACCAACCGCAGTTGTAATAACAGCAGGACTGTCTCTAAATCGTAGTGCATCGGCCTCAAATACACCTGATTGTTCAAGCACCTGGTTTATAGAACAAGCCGATGCAATTATTATGAAGGAAACTCAAGATTTTAAACTTATCAGCTAtacattttatgttttttatacAACAACATAAATTGTCAGCAAATAAGATCtagaaaataatttatagaGTGAAAATTTTCATCTCTGTCAATAAATTACATGATGACCGTGTTGTGTTACACTAACACAAAAGTTGAAAATAATAGAATTACAGATGCAGGATCATAACATCATTAACTTCAGTTCTCATAATTATGTTCTTCTGAATGAAAAGAAATTAATAGAAATAGGCCTTTAAATGAGCAAAATCTACATTACAAACTAAAGAACAGAGAAAACCTGTCATCAGCTAGTAAATGACAATGGTAACTAGATCTAAACTTAATTCCACTACAACAACCTGACTTCAAAGTTAAACCTGTATAAATTTTAGAAATATTTCATCTCTAAATCCTCAAGGACACACTAAAATCTTGAAAGACTCTGTCTACAATTTCTTTAGGATAAAATTGAAATTCACAAAACTTGGATTCCCTGATAGCTTTCCACAAAAGAAGTCATAGCATACTCAAGAAAAAGTTTTTATCGTGAAGTTCATTGATAAAGAAGAGATGCGTACTTAGTCAGTGTTAGTTAGGATTTGattagattttatttattaatttacttCTTTAATTAGTTAGTTGTTAGcagatttgaattttgaattaagTTGTTGCAGATTTCTCTCATTTTGTAAGTCTATATATTGAGGCTCTTTAAGTGGTGAAAACGATCTTTTGGAGAGATCAGAATTTAGACGGCGTAGCCGTGGCCTCCTTCGTGAGGATTGGCCTCCTTCGTGAGGATTATTTCTTGTTCCAGTTTGATTAGTTATATTGAGTTCCTTCCCTTTTTCGTTTATCTTCTTGTTCATTAGTCTCGAGCCTTTACTCCTaacaattggtgcggtgaacgatggTCAACTCTCGGGGAGATTCACGCCTAGACGGTTTGGAGAAGGCTACTGAAAAACTCAACGCCCAGCTCCAACAGACGAACGAAcgggtagggatgtcaatttagcccgcaacccgtgggctggcccgaatagcccgccaaatttatagggttagagttgaaaatttccagcccgataaaattacagcccgattagcccgcacccgattaaccctcaacccgttagggccagacccgaaaacccgatgggctggcccggaaacccgataaaatttctattgttttatttgtttgactctaattcgacacttcattaattattttataatatagattactgaaaaaataactttccattttatatattaaatatataaattatatatattaagttttattAATATAACAATAGATAAATggattagaaacttcaaattcactaaaaaatatatttaaatttctaaacatgctttaaaatttcttaatgtttatgttttattttgcataaatctcaaatattagtatttgatcatgtttatgtttgagtttaaacatatatctcaaatttatcataattaaatattttacattttataaatataattaattttaatcattatttattagattgatcgcatgttaattttatcggtagcaacccgattaacccgatgggctagcccgaaacccgagcttttagggttagggttgaacttttataacccggaaAAATCACAGCCCGACTAgtccgcacccgattgacccgaaACCcaaatagggttggcccgaaacccgatgggctggcccgattgacatccctacgaACGGGTCTCGGCATTGGGGTCAAAACTCGACTCCATGATAGAGGAAATGCGTGCGGGTTTCGCGGCCCTCAACCACAAGTTCAGAGCAACGCCGGAGGACGGTGCTTCCTCTGAAAATCGGGAATCTAATTCGGTGTCAGCCGGAAACAAATCAACGTCGCCAATGCCAACTTTTGATGGATCTGAGCCTCTCGCGTGGCTCGCGAGGGCAAACCAATATTTCCTCGTCAACAAAACATCATCGGATAGACGTGTCGACGTTGCCATGCTCGCCATAGACGGACCAGCCAAGCCTTGGAAGCAATTGCTCGTTCATCGCTGCCCCTCCTTATCGTGGGACAAGTTTGTTCAACAGCTCTTGCAACGTTTTGGTGATACCATCACATCATAAAGCTGCGTCGCTGGCAATTCATCCAAGTACAGTAGTAAGGATCCTTTTTCTACTATCTATGTTGCAAAAAACCAGCCAAAAATTCCACCCATAACCAGCAATAATTCTGCAGCTATCCTACCCACCGTGACAACACCATTGCTGTCCTCTAGCCTGTCTACAACAGCCCTGCAGGAGATACCGCCTATTACCACGTCAACAATCCACCCTGATATCGATACCAAAGCGGACAATAAAACACCCCTACCCTTGGTAGTACAACAGCCTATTCATATTTCTGTTTTAGTGCCCCTGCCATCTCCTACCAATCCGCCTACACCAACAGTGGTGACAACACCGTTGTGGTTCTCGAGTGCTGATATTTCACTGTTTCAGCCCTTCTTCCCTTTGCTGCGACGTACAGTTCCTGCAGCTGCTGCCGGGCTGGCCACAATCATGTATCTACCTCTTCTTGTTCATGGGCACATTCCTTGGTTCAGCTTTTCACCTCCTGGCCAGAAGCATGAATGGGAGCCTCCACCGAACAATGTAATTGGTTTCAGTTTTGAGCTCAGCCTTGAGGGCAAGGCTGTTTTGAGAGTGAGGCAATTGATAAAGAAGAGATGCGTACTTAGTCAGTGTTAGTTAGGATTTGattagattttatttattaatttacttCTTTAATTAGTTAGTTGTTAGcagatttgaattttgaattaagTTGTTGCAGATTTCTCTCATTTTGTAAGTCTATATATTGAGGCTCTTTAAGTGGTGAAAACGATCTTTTGGAGAGATCAGAATTTAGACGGCGTAGCCGTGGCCTCCTTCGTGAGGATTATTTCTTGTTCCAGTTTGATTAGTTATATTGAGTTCCTTCCCTTTTTCGTTTATCTTCTTGTTCATTAGTCTCGAGCCTTTACTCCTAACATTCATAGTCATATAAGACAAACTTCCCATCACCACAACCTGAGGCTACATTTAGAGATAGGGATTTGAAATGCTAAATGGAGGATGATATCTACAACCAAATAACTCAAAAAACTACTCGAAATCACCATCGTACTGGAAAACTTTGTTCTGATGTGACCTAAGGTTGCATTTGGATTTGGAGCTATGGATTTAAAGAAAGGCTAGAAAATAATTGAAATCCCATCCAAGTAACTTTAGAACAAAGAaatttaaaacagaaaataatactacaaatcAGAAACATTTCCCAATCCAAACAACCACCAGAGTTGATATAATGGAATCCAAATCTAACCCAAGTACTTTAAGCCCAAAATAAGGCCGTAAAGATAACCTCTCTATCACCATCATTTAAACCAGTGCTATCACCAAAACAGCTAATTCGAAGCTAACATCAACCATGATAATGACAAACTTCTTTGACAAAGTATTAAATAACTAGTCATTAAACAACTGGTGATTAACATTAAAGAGAAAGTTCAAATGTGGTAGGGAATGGATTAGCAGTGAACTAAAACAACAAAATAACTCGATATTATCGACTTCCTAAACTTCACTAATTCGCTGGAGTAGCATGAGATGCAGACGATTGGTCCAATTGAGCCAAGTAGCAGCATGAAACTCGAAATCTTTACAGAAATTATAAGAAAAAAGAGGTGAGATTAAGAGCTCTGATTGTACCATTGCTCCTTCAGCATCTTGCTCATTAGCCAGGTCTTGAAGAAACCACGTGGCACTTCCCTGATCCGCCACATCTGTCTTCAAGTCGAGGAGCTCAAATATTAAGCTCCCGTCGCTCGTTGGATCAACAAAAACCTCCTACAGAAGCAATTTGATTGATAAAAGAGAGCCGATAAAATACAAAAGAAAACAACGAAATTGGAGGAAAGGCAAATTAAACATTCAGGAAGTCTCTGACCTGATGATCAGGAACTTGGCGCATGTTGCTTACGTCCTGCATAAACAGTAAATTGAAACTTCATTAAATCGAACAAATTAATTGTTTTTGAAAAAAGCAGTACAAAAGGGGAAATTAaacttcaaaagaaaaaaaaataacgCATATAAACCTGGAAGCGAAGCGGAAAGGTGGAGGAGATGGCGCCACCGAAGAGTGGGCGTTGAGTGCATAAATCCGCAGGCATTCTACTCTGCTGCTTCAATCGCGGAGAAATTTGTAGAATTTTCTGCGCGCGAATTCGAAATTGGGGAGTGGAAGAGTGTGGGAGCTCAGAAGAAAGAGGATTTAGGTAGCGTTTGTTTTACACGGTGACTGGGTTTgaaaatttatgttttaaatgaatttaaatcaattaaatactATTCCTTCCATTCCGCGGCATTGAAGGTGTTTCTTTTTCGTccgcgatttaagaaaaattataaattaagttatttaattaaatgaagaattaaaaaataaaaatgatagagagatgaaaaaagaataaagtattaTACAAATGAGAAGCAA is a window of Salvia splendens isolate huo1 chromosome 3, SspV2, whole genome shotgun sequence DNA encoding:
- the LOC121795387 gene encoding ran guanine nucleotide release factor-like, with the protein product MPADLCTQRPLFGGAISSTFPLRFQDVSNMRQVPDHQEVFVDPTSDGSLIFELLDLKTDVADQGSATWFLQDLANEQDAEGAMVLEQSGVFEADALRFRDSPAVITTAVGQMAISKGRQGRDAQNVVKVYLANLRLKDVGTDVLITAYEPVMINPLSESAATVGAGLAVPASQSGCMPMEEVFRGAVSSFKVNDWSLFGAVA